A genomic segment from Saprospiraceae bacterium encodes:
- a CDS encoding T9SS type A sorting domain-containing protein, giving the protein MKNFLFFTFTLMLAIWSTILFNFNNTESPNAGTYNSPKDESTAFDYAGLCDSVTIFTQQLRTVPASCCFQLIINNKLRNAITQIKLDINTATFTNIVVEVNAGWIVSQTLQKDILLSHSSGFIPLGGSSPLTFCLKGGNNPDSLKISFSYSALGTSGTCSINSLLCSDPLPCDADFTFGNINSCGNVQFTNQSTGSAPLTYSWTFGDPGSGSGNLSNAQNPNHQFTACGMYLVCLKTSGSGCTDSICKTVSYIDNVKPVITCPPFLNLACNINTNPPASGVATATDNCTPANSILITSSDLVTGVMPCNATITRTWSAKDGCGNISTCPQRITIKDTIAPGIICPSNAVVNTNPGVCYFSGPISQPTGVDNCSQNVTFTCSLITPTSSILITSQTQFPKGVNTITCFAKDGCGNQSQNCNFSLTVVDNEKPKIICPSNLSLIGTINPQGTCTAIVSNLAPTVTDNCPMTNLSYLLAGATSGQGNGMASNLSFLQGITTVTYNVTDMAGNRDSCKFTVTVTCVNSLTCPNNLVPNPSFESYTICPPGISPPFTATGWTLPTGGTSDLYNSCAPISSNVNAPQNSFGLQNPRTGNGYAGFILRPSNPNYREYLEVPLTATLTAGHTYQVSFYLSLADQAKWAIDKIGAFLSPTSVGPIATAPVLPYTPQIMNPIGNYITNKTGWTLISGNYVATGVETHLVIGNFYNDALTIPLMGQGGFYPGSYYYIDDVSVCESCVSPPCDTCCKDAMTFNALVNQGFTVVNQDCQVTVTAPQFDSCFLFSTPPVLDGGIASQVITNPNGSWTYTFTQSGTHQVCVTVFDACQVKQMCTTVKVNCPIDYCDSISFWVESLKAIPPACCFRLHVDNKAKNKFTQIPLVLNTAQFNSISVDNFNGWIASQSNPGNINLSNNVSGFIPVGSFTPLSWCIYSGSNPDTISVKAEFLVGHTKVTCDTSFVFFCPPQPDTACGIGCKADSILLNTGVDHSTGLFYAPGSPDPYWTVTQTPYPAYSLPKPAYVLATPSYWHDQPNASMPCSRWINFSGGPYHYDGGIYEFTRCFCICKDGARIQIHLSALVDNKVDFTLCDSTGTTLAQLLSSSTFLRPPADTTVSLLLDKGRYCIKASVSNYGHTYTGLNVCGSIKGDGLVKEICCEPSSIIGVKYLDTSCVGLSYNGGQPTLQGWQIVLCNNQGVAIDTVITDPSGAYSFSPLLPGLYTLKEINQSGWTPSLPSSGISSIFLGANQVAQVNFANCPPEKDSCCMSKATFGQNILNAVHFTIADSICKAKITVQRLPLCDSILLINWGDGQITNGAFANGMWMHTYTQSGTYTIQIPIVEYGANGKPCFDTLLSIPIEIHCVCECGRYLLGAAQNGFVTPLSCNDTLTLGCPASPSLSINGHFTCAGDSCVTPNIQWTLSGPSVNLSGSTSPGNIQINIPGPLNAGYYVLNLQTVCGQQKCTCKITIFQRPCPVIDTCNMYCSGTSWSQLNTSWIEDMVVFQGKLIVAGQFSSIGNPLIQANNIAAWNGSVWAPLGNGLNNMVKDIEVHNGILYAGGDFTMAGNTSANKIASWNGSSWSALPQGGINGVANNVEALLSSAWGLVVGGKFNAVGSSALTANNIARWNPVSGWATFGSGLNGPVFALSHFNGNIVAGGHFGNSPGGLNNLAIWVGYWTKVGGGGAVTLSTPPIISTEGIYAITQYKNDLIVGGQFPSAVSTTVLNGTKTQHLAQWNGAYWTTIGIGPNPPGSSINTGNGVFALKVINNELLVGGQFSQINGQNIAQLAKWNGTSWSGFGHPANGIVKAIAVSDSGVQKINCNLYTGGEVLFNQWKCSSVSAADKSQPYSISIYPNPSKGKIYIQFNEALPGRVQISLYSLIGQQVADESFENNHFTKSIDIHSLPAATYLVKISTAKGHIVKKIIVVE; this is encoded by the coding sequence ATGAAAAATTTCTTGTTTTTCACTTTTACTCTGATGCTCGCCATTTGGAGTACTATTCTTTTTAATTTTAATAATACTGAATCACCTAATGCTGGCACATATAATTCCCCGAAGGACGAATCAACCGCATTCGATTATGCAGGTCTTTGTGATAGCGTAACCATATTTACTCAGCAGCTAAGGACTGTGCCGGCCTCCTGTTGTTTTCAATTGATTATTAATAATAAACTTAGAAATGCCATAACCCAAATCAAACTGGATATTAATACAGCCACTTTTACCAATATTGTGGTAGAAGTTAATGCTGGGTGGATAGTCAGCCAAACTCTTCAAAAAGATATATTATTATCACACTCCTCAGGGTTTATACCACTGGGCGGGTCATCCCCTTTGACCTTTTGTCTTAAGGGCGGAAACAATCCGGATTCACTAAAAATTAGTTTTTCTTATTCTGCTTTAGGCACCTCCGGTACTTGTTCGATCAACTCCTTGCTTTGTTCAGATCCCCTGCCGTGTGATGCAGATTTTACTTTTGGCAATATCAATAGTTGTGGCAATGTTCAGTTTACCAACCAATCTACAGGATCTGCTCCTTTAACCTATAGCTGGACTTTTGGTGACCCCGGTAGTGGATCCGGTAACCTATCCAACGCACAGAATCCTAATCATCAATTCACCGCGTGTGGAATGTATTTGGTTTGTCTGAAAACTTCGGGTTCCGGATGTACTGATTCCATTTGTAAAACGGTCTCATACATAGACAATGTCAAACCTGTGATTACTTGCCCACCGTTCCTAAACCTGGCTTGCAATATCAATACCAACCCACCCGCTTCAGGCGTGGCTACGGCAACAGATAATTGTACCCCTGCCAATTCAATCCTGATCACCAGTTCCGATTTGGTGACCGGGGTCATGCCTTGCAATGCGACCATCACGAGAACCTGGTCTGCAAAAGACGGTTGTGGCAATATTTCTACTTGTCCTCAACGCATAACCATCAAGGATACTATTGCGCCGGGTATTATATGTCCCTCCAATGCGGTAGTGAATACCAATCCTGGTGTATGCTATTTTTCAGGCCCAATATCCCAACCCACAGGAGTAGATAATTGCAGCCAAAATGTGACCTTCACCTGTTCACTGATTACGCCGACCAGTTCTATCCTGATTACCTCACAAACCCAGTTTCCTAAGGGAGTAAATACTATCACCTGTTTTGCAAAAGATGGATGCGGAAACCAAAGTCAAAATTGCAATTTTAGCCTCACCGTAGTCGACAATGAAAAGCCAAAAATTATTTGTCCCTCAAACTTATCCCTGATAGGTACGATTAATCCTCAAGGTACCTGCACAGCGATCGTATCTAATCTGGCACCTACCGTCACAGATAATTGTCCTATGACAAACCTTAGTTACCTTTTGGCAGGAGCTACCTCCGGCCAGGGGAATGGCATGGCCAGTAATTTAAGTTTTTTGCAGGGAATCACTACCGTGACTTATAATGTAACAGATATGGCAGGAAATAGGGACTCCTGCAAATTTACGGTTACTGTGACTTGCGTCAATTCTTTGACTTGCCCTAACAACCTGGTACCTAATCCCAGTTTTGAGAGTTATACTATATGCCCGCCTGGTATTTCACCACCATTCACGGCAACGGGCTGGACATTGCCTACCGGGGGGACCTCAGATTTGTACAACAGTTGTGCCCCAATCAGCAGTAACGTAAATGCTCCACAAAATTCTTTTGGTCTCCAAAATCCCAGGACAGGCAATGGATATGCGGGATTTATATTGCGCCCTTCTAATCCTAACTATCGGGAATATCTCGAAGTGCCTTTGACAGCGACTTTGACAGCCGGACATACTTACCAGGTTTCTTTTTATCTAAGCCTTGCCGATCAGGCCAAATGGGCTATTGACAAGATAGGCGCATTTCTTTCCCCGACATCTGTAGGGCCTATAGCTACAGCACCAGTATTGCCGTATACACCTCAAATCATGAACCCTATAGGCAATTATATCACCAATAAAACAGGCTGGACGCTTATAAGTGGCAATTATGTAGCCACGGGCGTTGAAACTCACCTGGTGATCGGAAATTTTTATAATGATGCCCTGACCATTCCACTGATGGGGCAAGGTGGGTTTTATCCCGGCTCCTACTATTATATTGATGATGTATCCGTCTGTGAGAGCTGCGTCTCTCCTCCCTGCGATACCTGCTGTAAAGATGCAATGACTTTTAATGCTCTGGTCAATCAGGGTTTTACCGTGGTCAATCAGGATTGCCAGGTGACCGTCACTGCACCACAATTTGACAGCTGTTTTTTATTTAGCACTCCACCGGTATTGGATGGGGGGATAGCATCACAGGTCATTACCAATCCAAATGGTTCGTGGACCTATACCTTTACTCAAAGTGGTACACATCAGGTATGCGTCACAGTATTTGATGCCTGCCAGGTGAAGCAGATGTGTACTACAGTCAAAGTAAATTGCCCAATAGATTATTGTGACAGCATTTCGTTTTGGGTGGAATCGTTGAAGGCTATCCCTCCTGCCTGTTGCTTTAGATTGCATGTCGATAATAAGGCGAAAAACAAGTTTACTCAAATCCCATTAGTGCTGAATACAGCTCAGTTCAATTCCATCAGTGTAGATAATTTCAACGGTTGGATTGCGAGCCAATCCAATCCAGGCAATATCAATCTATCAAACAACGTATCCGGTTTTATTCCGGTCGGTAGTTTTACACCGCTTAGTTGGTGTATCTATAGTGGATCTAATCCGGATACCATTTCTGTGAAAGCAGAATTTCTGGTCGGTCATACCAAGGTGACCTGTGATACCAGTTTTGTATTCTTCTGTCCACCTCAGCCTGATACAGCCTGCGGTATTGGTTGTAAAGCAGATAGTATTTTATTAAACACCGGGGTGGATCACAGTACTGGTTTGTTTTATGCACCCGGAAGTCCTGATCCCTACTGGACCGTGACACAAACTCCCTATCCTGCCTACAGCTTGCCGAAACCTGCTTATGTGTTGGCTACCCCATCTTATTGGCACGATCAACCCAATGCTTCCATGCCTTGCTCACGTTGGATAAATTTTTCAGGTGGACCTTATCACTACGATGGCGGAATCTATGAGTTTACCCGATGTTTTTGTATTTGCAAAGATGGCGCAAGAATACAAATACATTTAAGTGCATTGGTTGACAACAAAGTTGACTTTACCCTTTGTGATAGCACGGGTACCACCCTGGCACAATTATTAAGTTCCAGTACATTCCTCAGACCTCCTGCTGACACTACTGTATCGTTGCTCCTGGATAAAGGAAGGTATTGTATCAAAGCCAGCGTATCTAATTATGGTCATACTTATACCGGGTTAAACGTATGTGGAAGCATAAAAGGGGATGGCCTGGTCAAAGAGATTTGTTGTGAGCCTTCCTCTATTATCGGTGTAAAATATTTGGACACTTCCTGTGTAGGCCTATCTTATAATGGAGGCCAGCCCACCCTGCAAGGATGGCAAATCGTATTGTGCAATAACCAGGGGGTGGCCATTGATACGGTGATCACTGATCCATCTGGGGCCTATAGCTTCAGCCCGTTACTTCCAGGCTTATACACCCTAAAAGAAATCAATCAATCCGGATGGACACCTTCACTGCCTTCTTCTGGCATATCCTCCATCTTCCTGGGAGCCAATCAGGTCGCACAAGTCAATTTTGCCAATTGTCCACCGGAAAAAGACAGTTGCTGTATGAGTAAAGCGACATTTGGTCAAAACATATTAAATGCGGTTCACTTTACAATAGCAGACTCTATTTGCAAAGCAAAGATTACGGTGCAAAGATTGCCCCTGTGTGATTCCATCCTACTGATCAATTGGGGAGACGGGCAGATCACGAATGGAGCATTTGCCAATGGGATGTGGATGCATACTTACACTCAAAGCGGCACCTATACCATACAGATTCCTATCGTCGAATATGGTGCTAATGGAAAACCTTGCTTTGATACTTTACTGAGCATTCCGATAGAAATTCACTGCGTTTGTGAATGCGGACGATATTTATTGGGTGCGGCGCAAAATGGTTTTGTAACGCCTTTGTCCTGCAATGATACGCTTACCTTGGGGTGCCCGGCATCACCTTCCTTGTCGATTAACGGACATTTTACCTGTGCGGGAGATTCATGCGTCACCCCCAATATTCAATGGACGCTATCAGGACCTTCGGTCAACCTCAGCGGCAGTACCTCACCGGGAAATATTCAAATAAATATCCCTGGTCCTTTAAATGCAGGGTATTATGTGCTGAATTTGCAGACAGTATGCGGCCAACAAAAATGTACTTGTAAAATTACCATCTTCCAGCGGCCATGTCCTGTGATCGATACCTGTAATATGTATTGTTCGGGTACCTCGTGGAGTCAGCTCAATACTTCCTGGATAGAGGATATGGTCGTCTTCCAGGGAAAACTCATCGTGGCAGGTCAGTTTAGTTCGATTGGCAACCCCCTCATCCAGGCTAACAATATTGCTGCCTGGAATGGATCTGTCTGGGCACCCCTGGGCAATGGATTAAACAATATGGTTAAAGATATAGAAGTACACAATGGTATATTATATGCTGGTGGTGATTTTACAATGGCGGGCAATACCTCAGCCAATAAAATTGCCAGTTGGAATGGATCCTCCTGGTCAGCGTTGCCACAAGGGGGTATCAATGGAGTTGCCAATAATGTCGAAGCCTTACTTTCCAGTGCGTGGGGATTGGTCGTGGGTGGTAAGTTTAATGCTGTTGGTTCTAGCGCTTTAACAGCCAATAATATTGCCAGGTGGAATCCGGTGAGCGGATGGGCTACTTTTGGTAGTGGATTGAATGGCCCTGTATTTGCTCTATCTCATTTCAATGGCAACATCGTAGCCGGTGGTCATTTTGGCAACTCTCCCGGAGGGCTTAACAATCTGGCTATCTGGGTTGGTTATTGGACCAAAGTAGGCGGTGGCGGTGCTGTCACTCTATCTACACCACCAATCATTAGCACCGAAGGAATTTATGCAATTACACAATACAAAAATGATTTAATCGTCGGTGGTCAATTTCCCTCAGCAGTTTCCACCACCGTGTTAAATGGCACCAAAACACAACATCTGGCACAGTGGAATGGTGCCTACTGGACTACGATAGGCATAGGTCCAAATCCTCCAGGAAGTTCTATTAACACAGGCAATGGAGTCTTTGCGTTAAAAGTGATTAATAACGAACTGTTAGTCGGAGGTCAGTTCAGTCAAATCAATGGTCAGAATATTGCTCAACTGGCCAAATGGAATGGAACCAGTTGGTCAGGTTTTGGACATCCTGCCAATGGCATAGTAAAAGCGATTGCAGTATCAGATTCAGGGGTTCAAAAGATAAACTGCAATCTTTATACGGGTGGTGAAGTGCTGTTCAATCAATGGAAATGCTCCAGCGTGAGTGCCGCTGACAAATCTCAACCCTATTCAATTTCGATTTATCCCAATCCGTCTAAGGGAAAAATCTATATTCAGTTTAATGAAGCACTACCGGGCAGGGTGCAGATTTCTTTATATTCCCTGATAGGTCAGCAGGTCGCAGATGAATCATTTGAAAATAATCATTTTACAAAATCTATAGACATTCATTCTTTGCCGGCTGCCACTTATCTCGTAAAGATTTCCACTGCAAAAGGTCATATCGTAAAGAAAATAATAGTGGTTGAGTAA
- a CDS encoding lysylphosphatidylglycerol synthetase family protein: protein MFFVIKTIPYIKENRKIIGQFIFSIFFIGTGIWFIQHEQAELVSVRNHLSSANAWWVIAGIGVTFLYILLQALMYMTSFAAIGNTVGLADAIILFLKRNFVSVFLPAGGISSLVFFTDPLKKKGIKETQILFASTIYAFVGFLSVAVVGIPAFMFALVKNASGAGEWLALIAIVVLNVGLVQAYRSMLQQGRAYKIILKWFPSTEVFLNDLASKGIDRKQFLLTILYSILIELVGIVHVYIAMLALQFSPTLFAAIMGYIVSVVFLVISPFLRGLGAVEVSMSYVLIRFGFEPVSAISITFLYRFFEFWMPLLAGALSFLLKINKLLMRILPAIFLFGLGIINIVSVLTPAFKDRLNWLKDFLPIEAIHASNNLVLITGLFLLVTAAFMLKGLRTAWWFGVILSVISLIGHLTKAIDVEEASAALLVILVLMATRKEYYIKNNPHLRLIGIQTALLSIAAVLVYGIIGFYFLDKKHFGIDFGFMQSVRYTLQNYFLIGSEDLYPLGSFADHFLMSIKISGLFSFSFMLYTLVRPFIQENTFSAEEKVLSDDLVSKAGDSALDYFKTYRDKLIFIASDKQAFVSYRVSANFAVVLENPVAISRVVRINCINEFNQYCFESGLKSIFYRVPEESLSVYRQLGYKHLFLGQVGVVDLDSFSLEGPGKKSLRNAYRKINDKGLRSKIHLPPIKDGLIQKLKSVSDEWLLDTHRSEIVFSQGMFLVEELKKQTIITVENTEEKIIAFLNIIPDYVKGEATYDLLRKTSDAPNGVLDFILLDLFAYLKTQQFTSINLGLAPLSGLEDPNTFPEKSMKYAYEKIKSFAHYKGLRDFKDKFSPEWKNEYLVYSHDFDLLQVPSVLAKVIKP, encoded by the coding sequence TTGTTTTTTGTGATCAAGACCATTCCTTACATCAAAGAAAATAGAAAAATAATCGGCCAATTTATATTCAGTATTTTCTTTATAGGGACTGGTATTTGGTTTATTCAACACGAACAGGCTGAGCTGGTGTCGGTCAGAAACCACCTTAGCAGTGCTAATGCGTGGTGGGTTATTGCTGGTATAGGAGTGACTTTCTTATACATTCTTTTACAAGCTTTGATGTATATGACTTCTTTTGCTGCCATAGGAAACACGGTCGGTCTTGCCGATGCCATTATCCTCTTTTTGAAACGAAATTTTGTCAGTGTCTTTCTACCAGCAGGGGGTATTTCGTCCCTGGTTTTTTTTACAGACCCACTTAAAAAAAAGGGTATCAAAGAGACCCAAATCCTTTTCGCGTCAACGATATATGCTTTTGTCGGTTTTTTATCTGTAGCAGTAGTCGGTATTCCTGCGTTTATGTTTGCTTTGGTCAAGAATGCGTCCGGTGCTGGTGAATGGTTAGCTTTGATAGCCATTGTGGTGCTTAATGTTGGACTGGTGCAGGCTTACCGCTCGATGCTCCAACAAGGTAGAGCCTATAAGATCATCCTTAAGTGGTTCCCTTCGACGGAAGTGTTTTTGAATGATCTCGCGAGTAAAGGTATAGATCGAAAACAATTTTTGTTAACCATACTTTATTCCATCCTCATAGAACTAGTAGGTATTGTTCATGTATACATTGCTATGCTGGCATTGCAATTTTCACCAACACTATTCGCAGCGATCATGGGATATATCGTCTCGGTAGTGTTTTTGGTTATATCTCCTTTTTTGAGGGGACTTGGAGCCGTAGAGGTCTCCATGAGTTATGTTTTAATTCGATTTGGATTTGAGCCAGTGAGTGCTATTTCAATTACTTTTTTGTATCGCTTTTTTGAATTTTGGATGCCTTTGTTGGCCGGAGCCCTTTCGTTTCTTTTAAAAATCAATAAATTATTAATGCGTATTCTCCCGGCAATTTTTTTGTTTGGCCTGGGCATTATCAATATCGTATCCGTCTTGACTCCGGCGTTTAAGGATCGACTAAATTGGCTCAAGGATTTTTTACCGATAGAAGCTATTCATGCCTCCAACAATCTTGTGTTGATCACCGGATTGTTTTTGCTGGTGACCGCGGCATTCATGCTCAAAGGTTTAAGGACAGCATGGTGGTTTGGAGTGATATTGAGTGTGATCTCACTGATCGGCCATCTCACTAAAGCCATCGATGTGGAGGAAGCTTCCGCAGCTTTGCTGGTCATCTTGGTTTTAATGGCTACACGCAAAGAATATTACATTAAAAATAATCCGCACCTTCGACTGATTGGCATCCAGACTGCTTTATTAAGTATAGCAGCGGTCCTGGTATATGGCATCATTGGATTTTATTTTTTAGACAAAAAACATTTCGGAATTGATTTTGGTTTTATGCAATCTGTACGATATACCTTGCAGAATTATTTTTTGATCGGGAGCGAGGACCTTTATCCGTTAGGTTCGTTTGCCGACCATTTCCTGATGTCAATTAAAATCAGTGGCCTCTTTTCTTTTAGTTTTATGCTCTACACCCTGGTAAGGCCTTTTATACAAGAAAATACCTTTTCAGCTGAAGAAAAAGTCTTGTCGGATGATCTAGTATCTAAAGCAGGAGATTCAGCGTTGGATTATTTTAAAACTTACAGAGACAAACTGATATTTATCGCTTCCGACAAACAAGCATTTGTTTCTTATAGAGTGTCTGCCAATTTTGCGGTGGTTCTTGAAAATCCTGTAGCCATCAGCCGGGTAGTCAGGATTAATTGTATCAATGAATTTAATCAATATTGTTTTGAGAGTGGGTTAAAGAGTATTTTTTACAGGGTGCCGGAAGAAAGCCTTTCCGTGTATCGTCAACTCGGGTATAAACATCTTTTTTTAGGTCAGGTCGGTGTAGTAGATCTGGATTCGTTTTCATTAGAAGGTCCCGGCAAAAAATCATTACGCAATGCTTATAGGAAAATCAATGATAAAGGACTGCGGTCAAAGATCCATTTACCCCCTATCAAAGATGGTTTAATTCAAAAACTTAAATCTGTCAGCGACGAGTGGTTATTAGATACTCACCGAAGCGAAATCGTGTTTTCTCAAGGCATGTTTTTAGTGGAAGAACTAAAAAAGCAAACTATCATCACTGTCGAGAATACCGAAGAGAAAATTATTGCCTTTTTAAATATCATCCCTGATTATGTCAAAGGGGAAGCTACTTACGACCTGCTTAGAAAGACCAGTGACGCTCCCAATGGCGTCCTGGATTTTATCCTGCTGGACCTGTTTGCCTATTTGAAAACACAACAATTTACCTCTATCAATCTTGGTTTGGCCCCTTTGAGCGGCCTTGAAGATCCAAATACTTTTCCGGAGAAATCCATGAAGTATGCGTATGAAAAAATAAAATCATTCGCTCACTATAAAGGACTTCGGGATTTTAAAGACAAATTTTCTCCTGAATGGAAAAACGAATACCTGGTCTATTCACACGATTTTGATTTGCTGCAAGTTCCTTCTGTGTTGGCCAAAGTGATCAAACCATAA